CCGGCGTCGTTTCCTTCGGTGGGGCGTCGCCCGCGCAATGGGTGTCCTCGCCCGGCACCTGCTCGTCCTCGTCGGGGGCCCGGTGTCGGGGGGTCTGGTCAGGGGTGGGGAGCTCAGGCATGGGTGCTCGATTCGTTGCGGGGCAGGCAGGCTTCGATGAGACGTTCGACCCGTTCGTCCATGTCGTCGGCGCGGATGATTCGCCGGTCGCGTGCCCGGTTGGCTTCGAACAGGACACCCGCGAACAGCATGGTGGCTGCCTCGGCGGCTCGTGTGCTTCCGGCTTCAGCAAGTAAGCGGGCCATCGCCGCTTCAAGATCGGCGACGAGGGAGAGCACGGCTTGGCGGTGGGGGCCGGGCTGGCCGAACAGGAGTTCTCGGGCCACGGCGACCGTTGTCGCCGGCTCACGCAGTGCGATGTCGACGAATGGTGCGAGCAGGTGTCGCAGCGCACGTACAGGATCGCCTGGCGGTGCCGACTGGATCGTCAAAGGTACGAAGTCCGACCAGCGGTCGGCGGTGACCATCATCAAGAGTTCAGCCTTCGTGGCGGCGTACGTGAACAAGGTTCCGATAGCGATGCCGGCGTCCTGTGCGACGTGGGCGACGGTCATCCGGTCGTAACCGTGTTCGGCGAGCTGCGCCTGCGCAGCGACAAGGATCGCGGCACGCTTGCGGGACTTCGCTGCTTCACGGCGCCCACCCGGAACTGGGTTACTTCGATGCGGGGCCTGTGTAGTCGACGTCACCTTCTGATCATACGCAAATAGCAGTAGCGCACTCAGAAATGAGTTCGCTCAGTTTGAGGGATGTTGGAGGAGGAGGCCATGCACTACAGCAGCGGGAACTAGGAAACCTCCGCCCGGCCGCAACCGCCGGAGGGGGCCCGAGAACCGCCGCGTGGGGATCGTGGGTGCCGGGTCGGCGTCCCTGTCCAGTGCGGTCTTCATGATCCGTGATGGCGGGGTTCGCCCGTACGCCGCCTTGACCCCACACAGGTCGGGCATTTGCTGCGTGAATCAGTCCCTATTCAAGCAAGCGGCCGGGTCGACCAAGGCGTCAATCTCCAAGCACATCCCACCAGCGGACCCTACCCGCTGGTAAGCTCGCCGCGTCCACCGCAAGGAGAAGAAGCCCATGGCAGAGCGCACCCGCACCCCACTGAACGAACGTCCAGGCTTCCACCACGTCGCCGCCGCCACCTGGCTGCTCATCGACATCGGTGCCTTAGTGATCCTGGTGGGCATGCTGGCCATCTTCCAGCCGCAGAAGGGTCTGCTGCCCGACCCGGCCTGGCTGACCGACCCGATCGCCGGATGGGTAATCGGTAACATCCTCGGGATCCTGGCCTACAAAGTCGTCTTGAAGCTGCACCCGGCCGCCATCGCCGCAATCGCGCTGATTGCCGTGGCACTCTCACCGCTAGTGTTCGTGAAGTACACCGCCATGGGCGCCTTCATCGCCGGCCTCGCGATCGGCATCGCCGCCGGCAGCCTCTACTGGCGCGCGCACAAGGACGCCCCGGCGACGCTGCTCTGATCCCGTATGCCGGCAGTGGGTGCGTGACGCGATCGAGGCAAATGCAGTCCGCTGAGTTGCGTTCGAAATCGAAAAGGCCCGCTGCACCAGAGCGGGTCCTGTCGACTTCGTCAGTCCTGTTTCAGGCGCAACATGCCCTCCTGCGCGACCGTGCATAGCAGCGTCCCGTCGATACCGTAGAGACGACCCATGCCCAAGCCGCGCCCACCGGAGGCCGACGGCGACTCCTGCTGGTAGAGCAGCCATTCGTCGATTCGCCCGGGACGGTGGAACCACATCGAGTGGTCCAGGCTGGCTGCGCGCAGGCGCGGGTCCGACCACACCAAACCGTGCTTGCGAAGCACCGACTCGAGCAGCGTGTAGTCGGAGGCATACGCCATCACGGCGGCGTGGATCAGCGGGTCCTCTGGCAACTGCGTGATCGTCTTCATCCAGACGTTCTGCGCCGCGTACTTCTGTCGGCCCGGTTGGAAGAACAGCGCCCCCTCGACGGTGCGGACATCGATCGAGCGACTGCGCCAGTGGTCGGCCACCGGGTGGTCGATGCCCTCGAGCTCCTGCGGCGTGGTGCGCACCCGGTCGGGTTCAGGCACCGATGGCATCTCCGACTGATGTTCCAGCCCCTCGGCCGGCACCTGGAAGGACAAGGTCGCCGACAGCAACGTCTGACCGTTCTGCATCGCGTACACCCGGCGGACCGAGAACGACCGCCCGTCGCGCAAGTTCTCGACGGCGAAACTGATCGGCTTGAGCGAGTCACCCGGGCGGATGAAGTAGGCGTGCAGGGAGTGGATGGGGCGCTCGTCGAGCCCGGCGTTCGCGCGGATGGAGAGACCCGCGGCCATGACCGACTGAGCCAGCACCTGACCGCCGAATGCACGCTTGTGTGGGGTCTCCTGGCTGCGACCGACGTACAAGTCCATCTCGTGGCTGTGGTTGTCGTCCGGGTCGGTGGACGCGTCCAGCGGGCCGAAGCGCGTGGTTCCCTCGTGCTTGAGGTCGAGTACATCGAGCAGGTCCGCGACGGCGTCGAGGTCAGGGGTGTCGCCGGAAGAAGTCACGCCGACACTCTAGCGACCCACGGGTAGGGCACTTGCGATGATGGACCCATGCCGAAACGTCCGTACTACATCGACGTGCCGTTGCGCTGGTCCGACATGGACGCCAACCGCCACGTCAACAACGTCCAGTACCTCCGCCTGCTGGAGGAGGCGCGTGTGCTCGGCATGCGCGACTGGTTCGGCGATCTCGGCCACGACAAGCAGCCGTTGCTGGTGGCGCGCAGCGAGATCGACTACCTGCAGCAGCTGCCGTACCGCGGTCCGACGATCACCATCGCGATGTGGGTGTCGCGTATCGCGGGTGCCTCGTTCGACCTCGCCTACGAGGTGCTCTCCTGCCGCGACGAAGACGCAACCGTGTATGCCCGCTCGGAGGGAACGCTGGTCACCTTCGACGTCGAGACCCAGCGACCCACCCGCATTTCGCCCGAGATGCGCGCCGACCTGGAGAAATTCTTCGGTGATCCGGTGCCGATGAAGCGCCGCACCCGATGACCACGCTCCACTTCGAGGATCAACGATCGGCGGACGACTTCGCGACCTTCATCCGGCGCGCATTGCGTGTGGCCCCCGATGGTGCCCTGCGACTGCAGGCCTCCGGCACGGTGCTGGCGTCCTGGGTCGAGGTTCTGCCCGGACGCAGTCTCACTCATACCGGACTGACCCTGGGCCTGCGGGTGCAGCGGCTCACCCAGCCCGCCGACCTCGACATCGCTGTGGCGCTTGTTTCCGTGCGCGACCGTCTGGCACGCGGCGTCGAGACTGTGTTTTCCGTTCCGCCGCAACAGGTTTCGGCGCCCTGGCTGGGTATCTCCGCGCCTCGATCAGGCTGGGAGCCCGCAGCGACGATCGCCGTCGCGCGCCTGCAGGAGATCGCACGTGAGGGCATCGCCGAGGTCGCCGTGGGCACTCCGGTCGTCGCCGGTGCAGCCGCGGTCGCGAACCTCCGCGAACGCGTGTGGGGACGTGTTCCAGAGGAAGGCATGCCTGCGGGCGCAGCGTTCGCCGCCGACGCGCTCGGCTTCCTCGTCGGTGACGAAGCCTCGTGGCATCGGTGCGGTCGGTGGGGACGCCTCAGCACCCCGGCAGGGTTCGTGCTGACCCGCTGAAACGAAGAATCCGCGCGAACCGAAGGGGGTCCGCGCGGATTCCGAGGCGGCCGGTCAGGCGGTGAACCAGACCGCCGTGTCCGTAGGCAGAGTGGTCGTCACGCCAGGCTCGCTGGACACCAGAACCGTTGCGCCAGAAGAGAGTTCGAACGGATCAGAGCCTAGGTTGACGGCGACGTAGGTCTGCTCGGCGCGGCACTCGACACGGAACACGACTGTGTCGGCGGGGGAGTCGAGCTCCACGATCGAACCCTCACCCAGGTCCCGCTCGCGACGGATACGCAGCAGCGTGCGGTAAAGCTCCAAGGTGGAGTCCTCTACGCCGTCCTGCTGGTCGACGGCCAACGATCCGTAGACCTCCGGCTGCGGCAGCCAGGTCTCACCGGTGGTGTTGAAGCCGAACGCGGGTGAGTCCTTCTCCCAGGCCATCGGGACGCGGCAGCCGTCGCGGCCAAGTTCCTTGCCCCCGGTCCGCGCGAAGGTCGGATCCTGACGGAACTCGTCCGGCATCGAGGTGTGGTCGGGCAGGCCGAGTTCCTCACCCTGGTACAGGTACGAGCCGCCCGGCAGGGCCAGCATGAGCGTCGTCGCGGCGCGCGCCCGGCGCAGACCGACAACCGCGTCCGGCTGCTCGTCATCGGCACCGATCCCGTTCGGACGCGGGCGCCCGATCGGCAGACCTAGGCGACTGGCGTGACGCACGACGTCGTGGTTGGACAGCACCCAGGTGGTGGGTGCGCCGACGCTGTCGTTCGCCGCGTACGACTTCTCGATCACCTCGCGCAGGTCCTCGGCGCGCCAGGCACCCTGCAGGAAGTCGAAGTTGAAGGCCTGGTGGAACTCGTCCGGGCGGACGAAGGCAGCCGCGCGCGAGGGCGGGTCGACCCAGGCCTCGGCACACATGATGCGGTCCTTGGAGTCGTCCCCGGTCGTGTTGTACGAGTCGAGGATCGCGCGCCAGTCGCGGTAGATCTCGTGGACGCCGTCCTGGTCCCACATCGGCGGGTGCTGCTTCTCCATGTCGGTCAGGTCGAGCATGTTCATCGCGCCGGTCCAGTCGGGCAGACCCTCTTGCTTGATGAGGCCGTGCGCCACATCCACCCGGAAGCCGTCGACGCCGATGTCGAGCCAGAACTTCAGGATCGACTCGAACTCCTCGCGCACGCGCGGGTTCTGCCAGTTGAAGTCGGGTTGCTTGGGGTCGAACAGGTGCAGGTACCACTGCCCGGGCTGTCCGTCGGCCTCGGTGACACGGGTCCAGGCCGGCCCACCGAAGACGCTCTGCCAGTTGTTCGGCGGCTCTTCTCCGTTCTCGCCCTTGCCCTCGCGGAACATGTAGAGATCGCGCTCGGGGGAGCCCGGCTCTGCGGCCAACGCGGCCTTGAACCACTCGTGCTCGTCGGACGAGTGGTTCGGCACAAGGTCGACGATGATTCGTAGGCCGAGCGAGTGTGCTTGGGTGACAAGGCTCTTCGCGTCGTCGAGCGTACCGAAGATCGGGTCGATGTCGCGGTAGTCGGCGACGTCGTAGCCGGCGTCCGCCTGGGGGGAGGTGTAAAACGGCGACAGCCAGACGGCGTCGATACCCAGATCATGCAGGTAGGGCAGGCGCGAGGTGATCCCCTTCAGGTCACCGACGCCACCGCCCTTGGCGTCGGCCCAGGAGCGGGGGTAGATCTGGTAGATCACCGCGCTGCGCCACCAAGCGGAATCGGTGGCACCGCGGTGCAGGGTGGTGCCGGTCTGAGACAGGTCGAGTTTGGCGGAAGTCACGGTCATCAAGTTTCGTCCTCGTGCGGCCCCTCACACAAATCGGGGCCGCTGGTCAGGCCTGGGAAAGGCCGGTGACGTCCGGGCGATCCTCGGGTGCGTTCACCAGGGAGTAGGCGGCCCGCGTGAGGTAATCGCGCAGCAGGTTCTCCAGTGCGGGTTCGAGGTCGAGCGTGTCGACCGCGTTCATCATGTGCAGCAACCAGCGGTCGCGCTGGGCCGGAGTGATCACGAACGGCATGTGCCGCATCCGAAGCCGTGGGTGGCCGCGCTGCTGCGAGTAGGTGGTGGGACCGCCCCAATACTGTTCGAGGAACATGCGCAGCCGCACCTCGGCGGGGCCGAGATCCTCCTCGGGGTACATCGCGCGCAACTCCGGGTCGTCCGCGACACCCTTGTAGAACTCGTGCACGAGCTTGTGGAAGGTGGCTTCGCCACCCATGAGTTCGTAGTA
This is a stretch of genomic DNA from Yimella lutea. It encodes these proteins:
- a CDS encoding TetR/AcrR family transcriptional regulator, whose protein sequence is MTSTTQAPHRSNPVPGGRREAAKSRKRAAILVAAQAQLAEHGYDRMTVAHVAQDAGIAIGTLFTYAATKAELLMMVTADRWSDFVPLTIQSAPPGDPVRALRHLLAPFVDIALREPATTVAVARELLFGQPGPHRQAVLSLVADLEAAMARLLAEAGSTRAAEAATMLFAGVLFEANRARDRRIIRADDMDERVERLIEACLPRNESSTHA
- a CDS encoding acyl-CoA thioesterase is translated as MTSSGDTPDLDAVADLLDVLDLKHEGTTRFGPLDASTDPDDNHSHEMDLYVGRSQETPHKRAFGGQVLAQSVMAAGLSIRANAGLDERPIHSLHAYFIRPGDSLKPISFAVENLRDGRSFSVRRVYAMQNGQTLLSATLSFQVPAEGLEHQSEMPSVPEPDRVRTTPQELEGIDHPVADHWRSRSIDVRTVEGALFFQPGRQKYAAQNVWMKTITQLPEDPLIHAAVMAYASDYTLLESVLRKHGLVWSDPRLRAASLDHSMWFHRPGRIDEWLLYQQESPSASGGRGLGMGRLYGIDGTLLCTVAQEGMLRLKQD
- a CDS encoding acyl-CoA thioesterase, encoding MPKRPYYIDVPLRWSDMDANRHVNNVQYLRLLEEARVLGMRDWFGDLGHDKQPLLVARSEIDYLQQLPYRGPTITIAMWVSRIAGASFDLAYEVLSCRDEDATVYARSEGTLVTFDVETQRPTRISPEMRADLEKFFGDPVPMKRRTR
- a CDS encoding glycoside hydrolase family 13 protein, whose translation is MTVTSAKLDLSQTGTTLHRGATDSAWWRSAVIYQIYPRSWADAKGGGVGDLKGITSRLPYLHDLGIDAVWLSPFYTSPQADAGYDVADYRDIDPIFGTLDDAKSLVTQAHSLGLRIIVDLVPNHSSDEHEWFKAALAAEPGSPERDLYMFREGKGENGEEPPNNWQSVFGGPAWTRVTEADGQPGQWYLHLFDPKQPDFNWQNPRVREEFESILKFWLDIGVDGFRVDVAHGLIKQEGLPDWTGAMNMLDLTDMEKQHPPMWDQDGVHEIYRDWRAILDSYNTTGDDSKDRIMCAEAWVDPPSRAAAFVRPDEFHQAFNFDFLQGAWRAEDLREVIEKSYAANDSVGAPTTWVLSNHDVVRHASRLGLPIGRPRPNGIGADDEQPDAVVGLRRARAATTLMLALPGGSYLYQGEELGLPDHTSMPDEFRQDPTFARTGGKELGRDGCRVPMAWEKDSPAFGFNTTGETWLPQPEVYGSLAVDQQDGVEDSTLELYRTLLRIRRERDLGEGSIVELDSPADTVVFRVECRAEQTYVAVNLGSDPFELSSGATVLVSSEPGVTTTLPTDTAVWFTA
- a CDS encoding globin, producing MTEQTTYYELMGGEATFHKLVHEFYKGVADDPELRAMYPEEDLGPAEVRLRMFLEQYWGGPTTYSQQRGHPRLRMRHMPFVITPAQRDRWLLHMMNAVDTLDLEPALENLLRDYLTRAAYSLVNAPEDRPDVTGLSQA